In Terriglobales bacterium, a genomic segment contains:
- a CDS encoding response regulator — protein sequence MQANVKVLLVDDNPMVLEMLRGALDPLAHVSTSTDGADALLKVIDEPPDLLISDFRMPGLDGQQLLDKIRSRAATAKMAVILLASKADITDKLRGLQSVEELVEKPFFLRDATTRIKKTIDRIALEKMAREAPGEGVLRGSLAQMNVMDLLQSLELGHKTCKLVLSNDGERCEMYFTDGQINHAVYGPLKGDDAVYKVLGWPGGSFTIDFTGKSAEQTCTRSTQGLLMEGLRLIDEANRDAEENILET from the coding sequence ATGCAGGCCAACGTCAAAGTCCTCCTGGTGGACGACAACCCGATGGTGCTGGAGATGCTGCGCGGGGCGCTGGACCCGCTGGCCCACGTCTCGACCTCCACGGACGGCGCCGACGCTCTGCTGAAGGTGATCGACGAGCCCCCCGACCTGCTGATCAGCGACTTTCGCATGCCCGGGCTCGACGGCCAGCAACTGCTGGACAAGATCCGCAGCCGCGCCGCGACCGCCAAGATGGCGGTGATCCTGCTGGCCAGCAAAGCTGATATCACCGACAAGCTGCGCGGACTGCAATCGGTGGAAGAGCTGGTGGAGAAGCCCTTCTTCCTGCGCGACGCCACAACGCGGATCAAGAAGACCATCGATCGCATCGCGCTGGAGAAAATGGCGCGGGAAGCGCCGGGCGAAGGCGTGCTGCGCGGCAGCCTGGCGCAAATGAACGTGATGGACCTGCTGCAGTCGCTGGAGCTGGGCCACAAGACCTGCAAGCTGGTGCTGAGCAACGACGGCGAGCGCTGCGAGATGTACTTCACCGACGGCCAGATCAACCACGCCGTCTACGGACCGCTGAAGGGCGACGACGCCGTGTACAAGGTGCTGGGCTGGCCGGGCGGCAGCTTCACCATCGACTTCACCGGCAAGAGCGCGGAGCAGACCTGCACCCGCTCCACCCAGGGCCTGCTAATGGAAGGCCTGCGCCTGATCGACGAGGCCAACCGCGACGCCGAAGAGAACATCCTCGAAACCTGA
- a CDS encoding MogA/MoaB family molybdenum cofactor biosynthesis protein: protein MTAAVLTVSDSAARGERQDLSGPAVAEALRRKGFQVVATEIAPDERTTIENALMRLAARAQLVVTTGGTGLAERDVTPEATRAVCDRLVEGLAERMRLEGARKTPMAALSRGLCGTRGQSLLINLPGNPAGATESLAAIIDLLPHALELLAGNTAHPAGHA, encoded by the coding sequence ATGACGGCCGCGGTGCTCACGGTCAGCGACTCGGCGGCGCGCGGCGAGCGCCAGGACCTCTCCGGCCCGGCGGTGGCGGAGGCGCTGCGGCGCAAGGGGTTCCAGGTCGTGGCCACGGAGATCGCGCCCGACGAGCGCACCACCATCGAAAACGCGCTGATGCGGCTGGCGGCGCGGGCGCAACTGGTGGTCACCACCGGCGGCACCGGTCTGGCCGAGCGCGACGTCACGCCGGAGGCCACGCGCGCGGTGTGCGACCGCCTGGTGGAGGGCCTTGCCGAGCGCATGCGGCTGGAAGGGGCGCGCAAGACGCCCATGGCGGCGCTCAGCCGCGGCCTGTGCGGCACGCGCGGCCAGTCGCTGCTGATCAATCTGCCCGGCAACCCGGCGGGCGCGACAGAATCGCTGGCCGCCATCATCGACCTGCTGCCGCACGCTCTGGAACTGCTGGCCGGGAACACGGCGCATCCCGCCGGCCACGCCTAG
- a CDS encoding restriction endonuclease has product MRKSDLPFGSEFSPSQIDLREVLEFAKQHGGDWKAFEAAVRSKYFDAHIETSAYNRAKLANNTKLGMQAYGIIDDQATLTTFGQELYSLRHDEKALYEALARHILRNLNGASLIQCIQDIQASGEPVTLIKLREWLEERGIHFPRGGKHPSIMRLWLEKAGVFSDGYRVDESRLRKMLGVATEDIDVLARLSLPQRFFLRTLINLGPDRSYPSNEIEKAATATYGQKYNEKALAKQVLYPLEKAGYITLKKSTRAKPPVVSATPKLVAEVVEPLLRQLEMRLPDDLRPLLRRPFSEIVTELSATDRHTRGLALEALAFKLMRLVDLEYRATRLRGIATGGAEVDVIFESSRLVFSRWQVQCKNTARVTVDDVAKEVGLTHFLKSNVVVVVSTGEIGQEARRYANKIMQDSNLCVVMVDGADIRQVVGNSLRILDVLNREAKHAMKLKVLELQK; this is encoded by the coding sequence ATGAGAAAGAGCGATCTGCCCTTCGGGAGTGAGTTCTCCCCGAGCCAGATAGATCTCCGTGAAGTCCTAGAGTTCGCCAAACAGCACGGCGGAGACTGGAAAGCCTTCGAGGCTGCTGTCCGTTCGAAGTATTTCGATGCTCACATTGAAACCAGCGCGTACAACCGGGCCAAACTCGCCAATAACACAAAGCTCGGCATGCAGGCCTACGGCATCATTGATGACCAGGCCACCCTAACAACGTTCGGCCAGGAGCTCTATTCACTCCGACATGACGAAAAAGCACTGTACGAGGCGCTTGCCAGACACATCCTGCGGAATCTGAACGGAGCATCGTTGATTCAGTGCATTCAGGACATTCAGGCCAGCGGCGAGCCCGTAACCCTGATCAAACTGCGCGAATGGCTCGAAGAGCGTGGAATTCACTTCCCAAGAGGCGGCAAACACCCCAGCATCATGCGGCTTTGGCTTGAAAAGGCTGGCGTCTTTTCTGACGGCTATAGGGTCGACGAGTCGCGCTTGCGGAAGATGCTAGGAGTCGCTACGGAGGACATCGACGTTCTGGCAAGGCTTAGCCTACCCCAGCGATTCTTCCTCAGAACGCTGATCAACCTCGGACCGGATCGAAGCTACCCCTCGAATGAGATCGAAAAAGCGGCGACGGCTACGTACGGTCAGAAATACAACGAGAAGGCGCTGGCAAAACAGGTCCTGTATCCGTTAGAGAAGGCGGGATACATAACGCTCAAGAAGTCCACCCGAGCCAAACCACCGGTCGTCTCCGCAACACCGAAATTGGTTGCAGAAGTTGTCGAACCCCTGCTCCGGCAGCTCGAAATGCGCTTGCCGGACGACCTGCGTCCGCTTCTCCGCAGACCTTTCTCTGAGATTGTCACGGAGCTCAGTGCCACGGACCGTCATACGAGAGGCTTAGCCCTTGAGGCATTAGCGTTCAAGTTAATGCGACTCGTGGACCTTGAGTACCGGGCAACCCGCCTTCGCGGAATAGCCACTGGTGGAGCCGAAGTTGATGTAATCTTCGAATCGAGTCGTCTGGTGTTCTCTAGATGGCAGGTACAATGTAAAAACACGGCCAGGGTTACTGTTGATGACGTTGCAAAAGAAGTTGGCCTCACCCACTTTCTCAAGAGCAACGTCGTCGTCGTTGTCAGTACGGGGGAGATCGGGCAAGAGGCCCGTCGCTACGCAAACAAAATCATGCAAGATTCCAACCTCTGCGTGGTCATGGTTGATGGCGCAGACATCCGACAGGTTGTAGGTAATTCCTTGAGGATTTTGGATGTGCTCAACAGAGAGGCCAAGCACGCAATGAAGCTGAAGGTCTTGGAACTTCAGAAATAG
- the moaC gene encoding cyclic pyranopterin monophosphate synthase MoaC has product MAKKLSHFDTRGRARMVDVSAKPATRREAEATAFVAMSRRVLKALPRNPKGNPLEVARIAGISAAKRTAELIPMCHPLPLSHVDVTTRLCENGVSIAARVATTAATGVEMEALVAASVAALTVYDMCKALEKGIEIRQVVLERKTGGKSGDYRRARPRK; this is encoded by the coding sequence GTGGCGAAAAAGCTTTCCCATTTCGATACGCGGGGGCGGGCGCGCATGGTGGACGTCTCGGCCAAGCCGGCCACGCGTCGCGAGGCCGAAGCCACGGCCTTCGTGGCCATGTCGCGCCGCGTGCTCAAGGCGTTGCCCAGGAATCCCAAGGGGAATCCGCTGGAGGTGGCGCGGATTGCGGGCATCAGCGCCGCCAAGCGGACCGCCGAGCTGATTCCCATGTGCCATCCGCTGCCGTTGAGCCACGTTGATGTGACCACACGGCTGTGCGAGAATGGCGTCTCCATCGCCGCGCGCGTGGCCACTACGGCGGCTACCGGCGTGGAGATGGAAGCGCTGGTGGCCGCCAGCGTGGCCGCTCTGACCGTCTACGACATGTGCAAGGCCCTGGAGAAGGGCATCGAGATACGCCAGGTCGTGCTGGAGCGCAAGACGGGCGGCAAGAGCGGCGACTACCGGCGGGCGCGCCCGAGGAAATAG
- a CDS encoding VTT domain-containing protein has translation MDFLKHILAKYTAFLWGLMAPLGSWAVFTIAFADAAFVGIPMDPLVAAYVYKFPQQFWLYPVMGAVGSALGSTILYGIGWKGGQLVLAKRVSPQRMASLHNSFERHPAWALMLPSMLPPPTPFKLFVLAAGVFRMPLGEFLLAIIAGRMARYTILSVLTVLFGERVVHTLGDLFRNHFGATLGAIGVVILLVILYYRLRRSPVAELAD, from the coding sequence TTGGATTTCCTCAAGCACATCCTGGCGAAGTACACCGCATTCCTGTGGGGCCTGATGGCGCCGCTGGGCTCGTGGGCGGTGTTCACGATTGCCTTCGCCGACGCCGCGTTCGTGGGCATCCCCATGGACCCGCTGGTGGCGGCCTACGTCTACAAGTTTCCGCAGCAGTTCTGGCTGTATCCGGTGATGGGGGCCGTAGGTTCGGCGCTGGGCAGCACCATCCTCTACGGCATCGGGTGGAAGGGCGGCCAGTTGGTGCTGGCGAAGCGGGTCTCCCCGCAACGCATGGCCAGCCTACACAACTCCTTCGAGCGCCACCCTGCCTGGGCGCTGATGCTGCCTTCCATGCTCCCGCCTCCCACTCCCTTCAAACTGTTCGTGCTGGCGGCCGGGGTCTTCCGCATGCCACTGGGAGAGTTTCTTCTGGCGATCATCGCCGGGCGCATGGCGCGCTACACGATCCTGTCCGTTCTGACGGTCCTGTTCGGCGAGCGGGTGGTGCACACGCTCGGCGACCTGTTCCGCAATCACTTCGGAGCCACGCTGGGCGCGATTGGAGTGGTGATCCTGCTGGTGATCCTCTACTACCGGCTGCGGCGCTCCCCGGTTGCGGAACTGGCGGACTGA
- the glp gene encoding gephyrin-like molybdotransferase Glp, with amino-acid sequence MSAPVLPFPDARRVVEERAREARPAEVEPVALAESRGRVLAEDVLCDRDLPPFPRATRDGFAVRAADLASPPAHLRVVGEIRAGGGPPAGFVSLAAGEAVEIMTGAAVPAGADAVVMVEYTARKGPMVEVTRTAAAGENVVPAGSEARAGDVLVPRGTRLGYAQIGAAAAAGRTEVRVVRRPRVALLATGDEVVDVAAEPGPNQIRNSNSYSLAAQVEAAGGDPARLPIAPDEREALRRLIQQGLGADLLLITGGVSVGRYDLVEQVLAEFDAEIFFAGALIQPGRPVVFGRAARQPNARPTFFLGLPGNPISTMVTFELFARPLVDALSGAAPEPLHFLRARLKSEVKVRTGLTRFLPARLTGHIEETEVERVLWQGSGDLASAARANCFLVVPPDRERLAAGEMVAVLLR; translated from the coding sequence ATGTCCGCCCCTGTGTTGCCTTTTCCGGACGCGCGGCGCGTGGTGGAGGAGCGCGCCCGCGAGGCCCGGCCTGCGGAGGTGGAGCCCGTGGCGCTGGCCGAGAGCCGCGGGCGCGTGCTGGCCGAGGACGTTCTGTGCGACCGCGACCTGCCGCCCTTTCCGCGCGCCACGCGCGATGGCTTTGCGGTGCGCGCCGCCGACCTGGCCTCGCCGCCGGCGCACCTGCGCGTGGTGGGCGAAATCCGTGCGGGAGGCGGTCCGCCTGCCGGCTTCGTTTCGCTCGCCGCTGGAGAAGCCGTCGAGATCATGACCGGAGCGGCAGTTCCTGCGGGCGCCGATGCCGTGGTCATGGTGGAATACACGGCGCGCAAAGGCCCCATGGTCGAGGTGACGCGCACGGCCGCGGCAGGCGAGAACGTGGTGCCTGCGGGCAGCGAAGCGCGCGCGGGCGACGTGCTCGTTCCGCGCGGTACGCGCCTCGGGTATGCGCAGATCGGCGCCGCGGCGGCGGCCGGACGAACGGAAGTGCGCGTCGTTCGCCGTCCGCGCGTAGCCCTGCTGGCCACCGGCGATGAAGTGGTGGACGTGGCGGCCGAGCCCGGTCCCAACCAGATCCGCAACTCCAACAGCTATTCGCTGGCGGCGCAGGTGGAGGCGGCGGGCGGCGACCCGGCGCGGCTGCCCATTGCTCCCGACGAGCGCGAGGCCCTGCGGCGGCTCATCCAACAGGGACTGGGAGCGGACCTGCTGCTCATCACGGGAGGGGTTTCGGTCGGCCGCTATGACCTGGTGGAGCAGGTGCTGGCCGAATTCGACGCGGAAATTTTCTTCGCCGGCGCGCTCATCCAGCCCGGGCGTCCGGTAGTGTTCGGCCGCGCGGCGCGCCAGCCCAACGCGCGCCCCACGTTCTTCCTGGGCCTGCCGGGGAACCCCATCTCGACCATGGTGACGTTCGAATTGTTCGCGCGCCCGCTGGTGGACGCGCTCTCCGGCGCCGCGCCCGAGCCGCTGCATTTCCTGCGCGCGCGCTTGAAGTCGGAAGTGAAGGTGAGGACGGGTCTCACGCGGTTCCTGCCCGCGCGTCTTACCGGTCATATCGAGGAGACGGAAGTCGAGCGGGTGCTCTGGCAGGGCTCGGGAGACCTGGCCTCGGCGGCCCGCGCCAACTGCTTCCTGGTGGTGCCTCCGGACCGCGAGCGGTTGGCCGCGGGCGAGATGGTCGCGGTGCTGCTGCGCTAG
- a CDS encoding diguanylate cyclase encodes MQKIAILYDASQAVLSTFELDEVLNRILSILRDYFQVQNATIFLLDPASNELYVRAHFGRAIGSEGVRLPVGKGLIGTAAQLKRPIYAPDVSQDPRYVKAMESTRSEVAIPLMVRDDVVGVLDCQSDQLDFFSAETVDLLTLFSTQASIALQNARLYTLERKRSTQLEAINAIARETTGMLDLDQLLDKVCSMILVSFPVDEVAVLLREEEGDLVIRAQQGRLTPRMRIGGRLPSGAGLCGRALAGGRPVVENDVTTVEGYVPGYAETRSELCLPLISFGQTLGVLALESATLNAFQPGDVQALESMADICAGAIQNARFFDRVKQMAYLDGLTSIYNRRYFEMRVVEEMERASRYTGQMAVIMVDIDHFKRLNDEFGHLLGDEVLRQIAAIFTQQLRKADVVCRYGGEEFAILVPETTGEKAMGVAEKLRRVVEAWPFPGVPRPVTISAGVADYPENGTTRDELVRAADEALYAAKQAGRNRVMAAVGVRKG; translated from the coding sequence ATGCAGAAGATCGCCATCCTGTACGACGCCAGCCAGGCCGTCCTCTCGACCTTCGAGCTGGATGAGGTGCTGAACCGCATCCTCTCCATCCTGCGCGACTATTTCCAGGTGCAGAACGCCACCATTTTTTTGCTCGACCCGGCGAGCAACGAGCTGTACGTGCGCGCGCATTTCGGGCGCGCAATCGGCAGTGAAGGCGTCCGGTTGCCCGTGGGCAAGGGCCTCATCGGCACGGCCGCGCAACTGAAGCGGCCCATCTACGCGCCCGACGTCAGCCAGGACCCGCGCTACGTGAAGGCGATGGAGTCCACGCGCTCGGAAGTCGCCATCCCGCTGATGGTGCGCGACGACGTAGTGGGCGTGCTCGATTGCCAGAGCGACCAGCTCGACTTCTTCAGCGCGGAAACGGTGGACCTGCTGACGCTGTTCTCCACCCAGGCCTCGATCGCCCTGCAGAACGCCCGCCTGTACACGCTGGAACGCAAGCGCTCGACGCAACTGGAGGCCATCAACGCCATCGCCCGGGAGACTACCGGCATGCTGGACCTCGACCAGTTGCTGGACAAGGTCTGCTCCATGATCCTGGTTTCGTTCCCGGTGGACGAGGTCGCGGTGCTGCTGCGCGAGGAGGAAGGCGACCTGGTCATCCGGGCGCAGCAGGGTCGGCTGACGCCGCGCATGCGCATCGGAGGACGCCTGCCCTCGGGCGCCGGGCTCTGCGGACGGGCGCTGGCCGGCGGACGTCCGGTGGTGGAGAACGACGTCACCACCGTCGAAGGCTACGTGCCGGGATACGCGGAAACCCGCTCCGAGCTATGTCTGCCTTTGATTTCCTTCGGACAGACGCTGGGCGTGCTGGCGCTGGAGAGCGCGACGCTGAACGCCTTCCAGCCCGGCGACGTGCAGGCGCTGGAGTCCATGGCCGATATCTGCGCCGGCGCCATCCAGAACGCGCGCTTCTTCGACCGCGTGAAGCAGATGGCCTACCTCGACGGCCTCACCTCCATCTACAACCGGCGCTACTTCGAGATGCGCGTGGTGGAGGAGATGGAGCGCGCCAGCCGCTACACCGGGCAGATGGCCGTGATCATGGTCGATATCGACCACTTCAAGCGGCTGAACGACGAATTCGGCCACCTGCTGGGCGACGAGGTGCTGCGCCAGATCGCCGCCATCTTCACCCAGCAACTGCGCAAGGCCGACGTGGTGTGCCGATACGGCGGCGAGGAGTTCGCCATCCTGGTGCCGGAAACCACCGGCGAGAAGGCCATGGGCGTGGCGGAGAAGCTGCGCCGCGTGGTCGAGGCTTGGCCCTTCCCCGGCGTGCCGCGCCCGGTGACCATCAGCGCCGGCGTCGCCGACTATCCCGAGAACGGCACCACCCGCGACGAACTGGTGCGCGCCGCCGACGAAGCCCTCTACGCCGCCAAACAGGCCGGAAGAAACCGCGTGATGGCCGCAGTGGGCGTCCGCAAGGGGTAG